One region of Syntrophobacter fumaroxidans MPOB genomic DNA includes:
- a CDS encoding ABC transporter ATP-binding protein, with amino-acid sequence MSKSKIKIDRVTVEYGNNVKRSWFGLRKTQPSPCEVGGRVVLKDISLEIQHGEFVSILGHSGCGKSTLLKIIAGFSTPSTGKVWIDGEEVVGPRPDHVFVFQEGALFPWLTIGENVAMALRSVKDARERQSKAQEYLALVALEGVENYYPYMLSGGMKQRAEIARALAAQPDILLMDEPFSGLDHLTRLHLREEMLYLHIMLKDTTILFVTHDIDEALQLSNRLIILSEPPAQVKCVRSIKVPHPRNLASEDLSDLRANIYHHLGVHTAI; translated from the coding sequence TTGAGCAAAAGTAAGATCAAAATCGATCGCGTGACGGTTGAGTACGGGAACAACGTGAAGCGATCCTGGTTCGGGCTTCGCAAGACACAACCGTCTCCTTGCGAAGTCGGCGGGCGAGTTGTCCTGAAAGACATCAGCCTCGAGATCCAACACGGTGAGTTCGTCAGCATTCTCGGTCACTCGGGGTGCGGCAAGTCCACGCTGCTCAAGATCATCGCAGGCTTTTCCACGCCTTCCACGGGCAAGGTGTGGATCGACGGAGAGGAAGTCGTCGGACCCCGCCCGGACCATGTTTTCGTCTTCCAGGAAGGCGCGCTGTTTCCATGGCTCACCATCGGGGAAAATGTCGCCATGGCCCTGCGTTCGGTGAAAGACGCCAGGGAACGCCAAAGCAAGGCTCAGGAGTACCTGGCGCTGGTGGCCCTGGAAGGGGTCGAGAACTACTACCCTTACATGCTGTCCGGAGGAATGAAGCAACGGGCCGAGATCGCCCGGGCGCTCGCCGCCCAGCCCGATATCCTTCTGATGGACGAACCGTTCTCGGGACTCGATCATCTCACCCGCCTGCACCTGCGGGAAGAGATGCTCTACCTGCACATCATGTTGAAGGACACGACCATTCTGTTCGTGACGCATGACATCGACGAGGCGTTGCAGCTGAGCAACCGGTTGATCATTTTGAGCGAGCCGCCGGCGCAGGTGAAATGCGTCCGGTCGATCAAGGTGCCTCATCCGCGCAATCTGGCCTCCGAGGATCTGAGCGATCTCAGGGCCAACATCTATCATCATCTCGGGGTTCATACAGCCATATGA
- a CDS encoding response regulator yields MNVLLLDPQQKYAERLRDLSSVVEGANVISADEIRICPSDSANIDIIVAGYDRANPRTLDALLEWRSHPHTYLVPCWILADARSFEAVCQWPRLSVDRFDEQLDIPAFCSWLETVAEWQQNRMQLPGTNRFISHSPLELTTSLALRKASGKLSLFDEEGGEGAFLLRDGYLTGSTLKHLSGTEAFLEFLTWSKGSYLWEPLDTIEFTDQSSPIEFMFHEALKLFREANLLYHFVPDLNRSLTKTESESALDDGAVYYFAELKVLYNLIDGKATVRQVVEASPLSQLRTLCCLSKWFSLGDVAVVPEESPIPRRGLLIVDDSHLMCKALRDVFAKDPRFEVLGFAHDGLQALELIEQLKPDVLTLDMQMPRMDGLTALKHIMIRNPRPVVVVSAFTKETSLLTYQSFKYGAVDVLTKPSGGNPGSREHESRLIRDRVAQASCVRIEAAQYIRSGGRSKPAEKDGAFSPEARDRAEHASNGLAVILCGSGGFPSLLKMLFSIENTDRLPTLLGGIALSKKAVESMVPNMEKDSSMRMTELTPPGGILLPNSSYLFSCEDSFHLVRENDQTMARCDQDSAAEHRPFDRLLFSLGDGFGEHAMAVLLSGTGHDGIEGMEHVRRAGGKTYVLSPEACLEPDLPRRILQYGFAQEVKSASELASLLQNVGSENGK; encoded by the coding sequence ATGAACGTCCTGCTGCTGGATCCGCAACAAAAATACGCTGAACGACTCCGCGACCTGTCTTCGGTCGTCGAGGGCGCCAACGTGATCAGCGCTGACGAAATCCGCATCTGTCCTTCGGATTCCGCAAACATCGACATCATCGTGGCCGGCTACGACCGGGCCAACCCGAGAACGCTCGACGCGCTGCTCGAGTGGCGGTCGCATCCTCACACGTACCTCGTTCCCTGTTGGATACTTGCCGACGCACGGTCCTTCGAGGCGGTCTGTCAGTGGCCCCGCCTGTCCGTGGACCGTTTCGATGAGCAACTCGATATACCGGCCTTCTGCAGTTGGCTGGAAACCGTGGCCGAATGGCAGCAAAACCGCATGCAACTCCCGGGGACCAATCGCTTCATTTCGCACAGTCCCCTGGAGCTCACCACCTCCCTGGCCCTGCGAAAAGCCAGCGGGAAACTGTCCCTGTTCGACGAGGAAGGCGGCGAGGGCGCTTTCCTGTTGCGCGACGGCTACTTGACCGGATCGACGCTCAAACACCTCTCGGGAACGGAAGCCTTCCTCGAGTTCCTCACCTGGTCGAAAGGGAGCTACCTGTGGGAACCGCTGGACACGATCGAGTTCACCGACCAGAGCAGTCCGATCGAGTTCATGTTTCACGAAGCCCTGAAGCTGTTCCGCGAAGCCAACCTTCTCTATCATTTCGTTCCGGACTTGAACCGTTCTCTTACAAAGACGGAATCGGAATCGGCGCTTGACGACGGGGCCGTGTACTATTTCGCCGAACTGAAGGTGCTTTACAACCTCATAGACGGCAAGGCCACCGTTCGGCAGGTTGTCGAAGCCTCCCCGCTGTCCCAGCTTCGCACCCTGTGCTGTCTGTCGAAGTGGTTCTCGCTGGGCGACGTGGCAGTGGTACCCGAAGAAAGCCCGATCCCCAGGAGGGGCCTGCTCATCGTCGATGACTCCCACCTCATGTGCAAAGCGCTACGGGATGTTTTCGCCAAGGATCCCCGCTTCGAGGTGCTCGGATTCGCCCATGACGGACTCCAGGCATTGGAGCTCATCGAGCAGCTCAAGCCCGACGTCTTGACGTTGGACATGCAGATGCCCCGCATGGATGGGCTGACCGCGCTCAAACACATCATGATCCGCAATCCCAGGCCGGTGGTCGTGGTCAGTGCCTTCACAAAGGAAACGTCCCTGCTGACTTACCAGTCCTTCAAGTACGGCGCCGTGGACGTCTTGACCAAGCCGTCGGGAGGCAATCCCGGTTCCAGGGAACATGAAAGCCGCCTCATCCGCGACCGGGTCGCGCAGGCTTCCTGCGTGCGCATCGAGGCGGCTCAGTACATTCGCAGCGGCGGACGGAGCAAGCCCGCTGAGAAAGACGGCGCATTTTCTCCGGAGGCGCGCGACCGGGCAGAGCACGCGTCGAATGGGCTCGCGGTCATCCTGTGCGGCTCGGGAGGTTTTCCGTCTCTGCTGAAGATGCTTTTTTCCATCGAGAATACCGATCGCCTTCCCACGCTGCTGGGTGGTATCGCGTTGTCCAAAAAGGCTGTGGAATCCATGGTGCCCAACATGGAGAAGGACTCCTCCATGAGGATGACGGAACTGACGCCGCCGGGCGGAATCCTGCTGCCGAACAGTTCCTACCTCTTCTCATGCGAAGACTCCTTTCACCTCGTCAGGGAGAACGACCAAACCATGGCCCGATGCGACCAGGACAGCGCGGCCGAGCATCGGCCCTTCGATCGCCTGCTCTTCAGCCTCGGAGACGGTTTCGGGGAGCATGCCATGGCGGTTCTGCTCTCCGGTACGGGCCACGATGGAATTGAAGGCATGGAACATGTGCGAAGAGCGGGAGGAAAGACGTACGTGCTGTCACCCGAGGCATGTCTCGAACCCGACCTGCCCCGCAGGATTTTGCAGTACGGCTTTGCGCAGGAAGTGAAATCGGCATCGGAGCTGGCATCACTCCTGCAAAACGTAGGAAGCGAAAACGGCAAATGA
- a CDS encoding chemotaxis protein CheW — translation MIQTKQLVSFRIGEEEFGVDILMVQEIIRLPTITPIPNAPESILGMINLRGKIIPIIDLRQRLRIRGNMPTANDRRTRILIVEMAGHVTGFIVDSVSEVMKVEVSQIEPTPHLVVSSIDAVYIQGVIKLPNRLIILLDFRQILKPQEERELALLDKKVIAGDLPAPAQESDSV, via the coding sequence ATGATCCAAACCAAACAGCTGGTCAGCTTTCGCATCGGCGAGGAGGAATTCGGGGTGGACATCCTGATGGTGCAGGAGATCATTCGACTGCCAACCATCACGCCCATACCCAACGCACCTGAATCCATCCTTGGAATGATCAATCTGCGCGGCAAGATCATTCCCATCATCGATTTGAGGCAAAGGCTTCGAATTCGAGGGAACATGCCCACCGCAAACGACCGTAGAACCCGGATCCTGATCGTGGAAATGGCCGGTCACGTGACGGGCTTCATCGTGGATTCGGTGTCCGAGGTCATGAAGGTGGAAGTGAGTCAAATCGAACCCACTCCCCACCTGGTGGTCTCCAGCATCGACGCGGTCTATATCCAGGGGGTCATCAAGCTGCCCAACCGGCTCATCATTCTTCTGGATTTCCGCCAGATCCTGAAGCCGCAGGAGGAAAGGGAACTGGCCCTGCTCGACAAGAAGGTCATAGCGGGAGACCTTCCGGCCCCCGCTCAGGAATCGGATAGTGTGTAA
- a CDS encoding ABC transporter permease, whose protein sequence is MVGSLWSGTEHLPGIQQILAAFWELANNGVLLRYTVASLFRVTVGFYLAVLLAVPLGLLLGRQALIHQCTNPVIQFLRPISPLAWIPFAMLWFGIGDKPALFIIFIASFFPMLISTVKAAASIHPMYFQVAANLQFSVWESVYYVILPACLPGIVLALRVTLGVSWMVVVAAEMIAVKSGLGYLIIDARNALRLDYVVVAMITIGVIGLLLDYFMTKLEGMEAVRWRLEQK, encoded by the coding sequence ATGGTGGGATCGTTATGGAGCGGAACGGAACATTTGCCGGGAATCCAGCAGATTCTCGCGGCGTTCTGGGAGCTGGCGAACAACGGTGTCCTGTTGCGATACACCGTGGCCAGCCTGTTCCGCGTCACTGTCGGGTTTTACCTGGCCGTGCTTCTGGCGGTACCGCTGGGGCTTCTGCTGGGGCGGCAGGCGTTGATCCACCAATGCACAAACCCGGTCATCCAGTTCTTGCGGCCCATTTCTCCCCTGGCGTGGATCCCCTTTGCCATGCTCTGGTTCGGAATCGGGGACAAACCCGCGCTCTTCATCATCTTCATCGCCAGCTTCTTCCCCATGCTCATTTCCACGGTCAAAGCCGCCGCATCGATTCATCCCATGTACTTCCAGGTTGCGGCGAACCTTCAGTTCAGTGTTTGGGAATCGGTCTATTACGTGATCCTGCCGGCGTGTCTGCCGGGCATCGTGCTGGCTTTGAGAGTGACCCTTGGCGTTTCCTGGATGGTGGTGGTGGCGGCGGAGATGATCGCGGTGAAGAGCGGCCTCGGCTATCTCATCATCGATGCCCGCAACGCCCTTCGCCTGGACTACGTGGTTGTGGCCATGATCACCATTGGAGTGATCGGTTTGCTGCTCGACTACTTCATGACGAAGCTGGAGGGCATGGAAGCCGTGAGGTGGAGACTTGAGCAAAAGTAA
- a CDS encoding ABC transporter substrate-binding protein, with protein MMPNSLQQLPAALRIAVIAIGWVILVGGMHFFLNGERPPANHVLMGYMPVITNLAAPVVDYATREASVRFEALKFGSFAEMSEAFRSGHIQAAFIIAPLAVALHQQGVPLKVVYIGNRHESTLVQRKDLQCRSLSEMRGKTVAVPIRYSGHLLAVKRYLREQGMEPESIRLVEIPPPDMPAALSTGGIDGYFVGEPFASKALVSGIATRLVDVEAIWPKFICNLMIVRDDLVRDHPDWVQTLVTASVRSGFWARDHIEDAVALAARYWGQDPKVVSYAFEHPPGRIRFDLYTPAVEEMEQVAEEMRSAGLLDGRPDLSAMVENRFARAVKVEKVSSVDKVLVQ; from the coding sequence ATGATGCCGAATTCCCTGCAACAATTACCGGCTGCGCTGCGCATTGCCGTCATTGCCATTGGCTGGGTGATCCTCGTCGGCGGTATGCACTTCTTTTTGAATGGAGAACGGCCCCCGGCAAACCACGTCCTCATGGGCTACATGCCGGTGATCACCAACCTGGCCGCCCCCGTGGTGGACTATGCGACCAGAGAGGCGAGTGTGCGCTTCGAGGCGCTGAAATTCGGCTCGTTTGCGGAAATGTCCGAGGCGTTCCGATCCGGGCATATCCAGGCGGCTTTCATCATCGCACCGCTGGCGGTGGCTCTGCATCAGCAGGGGGTGCCCCTGAAGGTCGTTTATATCGGCAACCGGCATGAAAGCACCCTGGTGCAGAGGAAAGACCTCCAATGCCGTTCGCTCTCTGAAATGCGAGGAAAAACCGTGGCAGTCCCGATCCGGTACTCGGGCCATTTGCTCGCCGTCAAACGTTATTTGCGCGAGCAGGGTATGGAGCCCGAGAGCATCCGCCTCGTGGAAATCCCTCCGCCCGATATGCCCGCCGCATTGTCGACCGGCGGCATCGACGGGTACTTCGTCGGGGAACCTTTCGCGAGCAAGGCGCTGGTGAGCGGGATAGCCACCCGGCTGGTGGACGTGGAGGCAATCTGGCCGAAGTTCATTTGTAACCTCATGATCGTCCGGGATGACCTCGTCCGCGATCATCCCGATTGGGTACAGACCCTGGTTACGGCCTCGGTGCGGTCCGGATTCTGGGCAAGGGACCATATCGAGGACGCCGTTGCCCTGGCGGCCCGTTATTGGGGACAGGACCCGAAGGTTGTCTCGTACGCGTTTGAGCACCCTCCCGGCCGGATCCGCTTCGACCTGTATACTCCGGCGGTGGAGGAAATGGAGCAGGTGGCCGAGGAGATGCGGTCCGCCGGCCTGCTCGACGGGCGGCCCGATCTCTCGGCAATGGTGGAGAACCGGTTTGCCCGAGCGGTCAAGGTCGAAAAGGTTTCATCGGTGGACAAGGTTCTCGTGCAGTGA